The region CACCGCGGCGGAGAAGAGCTTGAGGGCTTCCTCCGCGCGCTTGCGCTCCGTTATGTCCTCGAGCAGGCCCACGGCGAAAAGGGGCTTCCCCGCCTCTCCGGTGATGAGACAGACCGAGAGGTTGCCCCAGAGCAGGGAGCCGTCTTTCCTGACGCACCGCTTCTCCCTGCGGTAGCTCGAAAGTTTGCCGGCGGCCAGGTCCTGGAAGAAAGCCATGTCCTTCTCCCTGTCCTCCGGATGCGTGAAGGCCAGGAAGCTCATGCCCTCCAGTTCCGACGCACTATAGCCCAGGATGCCCTCAAGAGCGGGGTTGCATTGGATGAGCTTCCCCGTGAGGTCCACGATGCCCATTCCGGCGGGCAGGTTCTCGAAAACCGCTCTGAAGTGCGCCTCGCCTTGCGGAAAAGGCGCTTCCGGGCCCTTTTCATCCCCCGGTGCCCCTGAAATCTTCCTCCCCCCCTTCGTCTCTCCCCGGTATCGACTTTCGGGAGATATTATAAATTAATATTTTCAATTTTGGAAATACAATAAAATGCGGCTCACGGCCGGGTCACCTCCTTCATCCACTTGAGATATTCCCGCAAGCCCAGCCGTATGGGCAGGGCGATGACCTCGGGGACCGCGTAGCTGTGAAGCTCCCGCACCCTGTCTGCCAGCGCCTCGAAGAGGTGCTCGCCGGTCTTGACCACCATGAGCGCTTCCGCCTCGCTCTGCACCTCGCCCTCCCAGGTGAATATCGAGCGGACATTGCCCAGGATGTTCACGCAGGCGGCCAGCTTCTCCTCTACCAGGGCCCGGCCGATGCGGGCTGCTTCCTCCTCGCTCGCAGTGGTGACCAGGACCACAAGGGATTGCATGACGACCTCCTTTCCTTGCCCGTTTCTACAGAGGCCTCGACCGATGCCCTAAAGGGCGAGGGTGCCTTCCCGGAGAAGGCTTCGCCGCTCCCCCGTCCCGAGGGTCAGGACCACCGTGGGGCCGAAGAAGACGAAGTCCTGGTGAAAGGGCGTTTTCACCCTGCCGCCGAAGGCGCTGTTGTCCCCGAGGGCCACGTGCACGGTGCCCAGTATCTTCTCCGACTCCAGAATGTTGTCCGCCCGGGAGGCCCTGTCGTTGGTGCCCACGCCGAACTCGGCGACGTTGGCGTTCTCCTCTCTCTCCGAGAGCCGCCCAGCCAGGGTGGAGGCGAACTCCTCCCGGCCCTCTATGTGCCTCACCCGTCCGCCCTCCACCTGGAGGGTGACCGGG is a window of Nitrospirota bacterium DNA encoding:
- the cutA gene encoding divalent-cation tolerance protein CutA, producing the protein MQSLVVLVTTASEEEAARIGRALVEEKLAACVNILGNVRSIFTWEGEVQSEAEALMVVKTGEHLFEALADRVRELHSYAVPEVIALPIRLGLREYLKWMKEVTRP